A single Acidobacteriota bacterium DNA region contains:
- a CDS encoding RluA family pseudouridine synthase, producing the protein MTTPGDPPAHPPAVEEFVVTDGEAGVRLDQFVTTQLDARGAGTRTAWTRSQVQRLIRNGHVHVAGARERPSARAQTAARARMSNHVRAGDRIRVEIPPATPAAPQPEALPVDIVHDDPDIVVVNKPAGMVVHPGAGHAGGTLVNALLHHVDDLSGIGGELRPGIVHRLDRGTSGLMVVAKHDAAHADLARQFKAREVEKTYIALVWGVVRQGRRIDLPIGRDPFDRKRISARARRARDAVTRITKAEPLAAMTLAEVTIATGRTHQIRVHLSAIGHPIAGDQTYGGRKRHAPAECRDAHRIVQRLDRPFLHAARLAFAHPRDGRRMAFTYDLPDDLQRIVDGLRALETKATE; encoded by the coding sequence GTGACCACGCCTGGCGATCCGCCAGCACACCCGCCGGCCGTCGAGGAGTTCGTGGTCACGGACGGCGAAGCGGGCGTCCGCCTCGATCAGTTCGTCACCACCCAGCTCGACGCGCGCGGCGCGGGCACGAGAACCGCCTGGACCCGCTCGCAAGTGCAGCGGCTGATCCGCAACGGGCATGTGCACGTGGCGGGTGCACGCGAGCGGCCGTCTGCCCGCGCGCAGACCGCTGCGCGGGCCCGTATGAGCAACCACGTTCGCGCGGGCGACCGGATCCGGGTGGAGATTCCTCCCGCGACGCCCGCGGCGCCCCAACCGGAGGCGTTGCCCGTCGACATCGTGCACGACGACCCGGACATCGTCGTCGTGAACAAGCCGGCGGGCATGGTGGTCCACCCTGGCGCCGGGCACGCCGGGGGCACGCTCGTGAACGCCCTGCTTCACCACGTAGACGATCTGAGCGGAATCGGGGGCGAGCTTCGGCCGGGGATCGTCCACCGACTCGATCGGGGCACGTCCGGCCTGATGGTCGTGGCGAAACATGATGCCGCCCACGCCGACCTCGCACGCCAGTTCAAGGCGCGGGAAGTGGAAAAGACGTACATCGCACTCGTCTGGGGCGTCGTGCGCCAGGGGCGGCGCATAGATCTCCCGATCGGCCGTGATCCCTTCGACCGGAAGCGCATCTCGGCGCGCGCGCGGCGCGCCCGCGACGCCGTGACGCGGATCACGAAGGCGGAGCCGCTCGCGGCGATGACGCTCGCCGAGGTCACCATCGCTACCGGTCGGACGCACCAGATCCGGGTCCACCTGAGCGCCATCGGCCACCCGATAGCGGGCGATCAGACCTACGGGGGGCGGAAGCGGCATGCTCCTGCGGAGTGCCGCGACGCGCATCGGATCGTCCAACGGCTCGACCGGCCGTTCCTGCACGCCGCGCGTCTGGCGTTCGCCCATCCACGCGATGGCCGCCGAATGGCGTTTACCTACGATCTTCCCGACGACCTGCAACGGATCGTCGACGGCCTGCGCGCACTGGAGACGAAAGCTACTGAATGA
- the lon gene encoding endopeptidase La: protein MGDRRRSTADTAAQAHEVPSEVAVLPLRDTVLFPGGIMPLAVGRPRSVKLIETALEESQLIALFTQRDAALEEPGQDDLYPVGTLAQVHKIFPLPDGSYRLFVEGISRIAIDRLITIEPFHLAAIHPAEEVSDDGDRKAIDELVATARKQFVEVVAASPHLSDDVPAFVDNIAEPGRLADVIASSLRTIGSEEQQTILETLDVRDRLTRLNQLLAKEIEILDIRSTIQSQVQSEMGKSQREYLLREQMKAIRKELGENDDQAKEVNELREKIEAAGMPEAVAKEARRELDRLSKMPVAAAEYTVSRTYLDWLISLPWNVRSEETIDLPRTKRTLDRGHSGLEKAKDRILEYLAVRKLKPDLKGPILCFVGPPGVGKTSLAKGIAESLDREVVRVSLGGMRDEAEIRGHRRTYIGALPGQIIRGLRRAETRNPVFILDEIDKLGTDFRGDPASALLEVLDPEQNNTFRDHYLDVPFDLSEVLFITTANFLDPVPPPLRDRMEVLELPGYTEDEKLAIATEHLVSRQVERHGLSAEQIAFTDPALRTLIRNYTREAGVRNLERELGALCRKIARRRAEGDEATVSVTPDLAAELLGPMKFQDEEVAERTRRPGVATGLAWTPAGGNVLFVEAARMTNGNRLQLTGQLGDVMKESAAAAVSWLRTNAARYQVDADFFGNGDIHIHVPSGAIPKDGPSAGLTMAVALVSELTGRPVRGDIAMSGEITLSGLVLPVGGVKEKVLAARQLGIFRVILPKRNEPYVNEELGEELRREMETHYVSTIDEALDLALTPATAPPRHSSGSDTTTASVPVADVIQ from the coding sequence ATGGGTGACCGTCGACGCTCCACGGCGGACACGGCGGCGCAGGCGCATGAAGTGCCGTCGGAAGTCGCCGTGCTGCCGCTGCGTGACACGGTGCTCTTTCCGGGCGGCATCATGCCGCTCGCCGTGGGGCGTCCCCGTTCCGTCAAGCTCATCGAGACCGCGCTCGAGGAAAGCCAGCTGATTGCTCTTTTTACGCAGCGCGACGCCGCGTTGGAAGAGCCGGGCCAGGACGACCTCTATCCGGTGGGCACCCTGGCGCAGGTCCACAAGATATTCCCTCTGCCGGACGGCAGTTACCGTCTGTTCGTCGAGGGCATCAGTCGAATTGCCATCGACAGGCTGATCACCATCGAGCCGTTTCACCTGGCCGCGATTCACCCCGCGGAGGAAGTGTCGGACGACGGTGACCGGAAGGCCATCGACGAACTCGTCGCTACCGCCAGAAAGCAGTTTGTGGAGGTCGTGGCGGCGTCGCCGCATCTGTCCGACGACGTGCCGGCGTTCGTCGACAACATCGCGGAGCCGGGCCGCCTGGCTGACGTAATCGCATCGAGCCTTCGGACGATAGGGTCCGAGGAACAGCAGACGATCCTGGAGACGCTCGATGTCCGCGACCGACTGACCCGGCTCAACCAGCTCCTGGCCAAGGAGATCGAGATTCTCGATATTCGCTCGACGATCCAGTCGCAGGTGCAGTCGGAGATGGGCAAGAGTCAGCGGGAGTACCTGCTCCGCGAGCAGATGAAGGCGATCCGCAAGGAGCTGGGCGAGAACGACGATCAGGCAAAGGAGGTCAACGAGCTCCGCGAGAAGATCGAAGCGGCCGGCATGCCGGAAGCGGTCGCGAAGGAAGCTCGGCGCGAGCTGGATCGGCTGTCCAAGATGCCAGTGGCGGCGGCGGAGTACACCGTCTCGCGCACCTATCTGGACTGGCTGATTTCCCTTCCCTGGAACGTCCGGAGCGAAGAGACGATCGACCTGCCGCGAACGAAGCGGACGCTCGACCGGGGGCATTCCGGCCTCGAGAAGGCGAAGGACCGGATCCTGGAATACCTCGCCGTGCGCAAGCTGAAGCCGGATCTCAAGGGTCCGATATTGTGCTTCGTCGGTCCGCCCGGCGTTGGCAAGACGTCGCTCGCCAAGGGTATCGCCGAATCACTTGACCGCGAGGTGGTTCGGGTGTCGTTGGGCGGCATGCGTGACGAGGCGGAAATCCGGGGTCACCGCCGCACGTACATTGGCGCCCTGCCGGGGCAGATCATCCGGGGCCTGCGGCGCGCAGAGACACGGAACCCGGTCTTCATCCTCGACGAGATAGACAAGCTCGGCACGGACTTCCGGGGCGATCCCGCCTCCGCCCTGCTCGAGGTGCTGGATCCGGAGCAGAACAACACGTTCCGCGATCACTATCTCGACGTGCCGTTCGACCTGTCGGAAGTGCTGTTCATAACGACGGCGAACTTCCTGGACCCCGTGCCACCCCCGCTGCGCGACCGGATGGAGGTCCTCGAGTTGCCCGGCTATACAGAGGACGAGAAGCTCGCCATCGCAACAGAGCACCTGGTGTCGCGGCAGGTGGAACGACACGGCCTGTCGGCTGAGCAGATCGCGTTCACCGACCCGGCGCTCAGGACACTGATCCGCAACTACACGCGGGAAGCGGGTGTCCGGAACCTGGAGCGGGAACTCGGAGCGCTTTGCCGGAAGATCGCGCGGCGGCGCGCCGAGGGAGACGAAGCAACTGTGTCTGTGACGCCGGATCTGGCGGCCGAGTTGCTGGGCCCCATGAAGTTCCAGGACGAGGAGGTTGCGGAGCGGACCAGGCGTCCGGGCGTGGCGACCGGCCTGGCATGGACGCCGGCTGGCGGGAACGTGCTTTTTGTCGAGGCCGCACGGATGACGAACGGGAACCGGCTGCAGCTGACCGGCCAGTTGGGCGACGTGATGAAGGAATCGGCTGCCGCCGCGGTCTCCTGGCTTCGGACGAACGCCGCCCGCTACCAGGTGGATGCCGACTTCTTCGGTAACGGCGACATCCACATCCATGTGCCCTCGGGGGCCATCCCCAAGGACGGGCCCTCGGCCGGTCTGACGATGGCGGTGGCGCTCGTATCCGAGCTGACCGGCCGCCCGGTACGAGGCGACATCGCCATGTCGGGCGAGATCACGCTTTCGGGTTTGGTCTTACCGGTCGGCGGTGTCAAGGAGAAGGTGCTCGCGGCGCGTCAGCTCGGCATTTTTCGCGTCATTCTCCCGAAACGGAACGAGCCCTACGTCAACGAGGAACTCGGCGAGGAACTGCGCCGGGAGATGGAAACCCACTACGTTTCGACGATCGACGAGGCGCTCGATCTCGCGCTGACTCCGGCAACGGCGCCGCCCCGCCACTCCAGCGGATCGGACACGACCACCGCCTCCGTTCCCGTCGCCGACGTCATTCAGTAG
- a CDS encoding TraR/DksA family transcriptional regulator: MTTRTRATKKKLSPARYSELKQMLEARRLEIIGEVQHKMRDARLEHAASPTPDVCDEAEMSEMDIQGDIEFAVLQMKTETLHRITEALDRLDEGTFGYCYECGTEIATQRLRALPFAVRCTECEVERELAIEQEQMYEARRAPGSLFTDYQG; encoded by the coding sequence ATGACGACGCGAACACGCGCCACGAAGAAGAAGCTGAGTCCGGCTCGCTACAGCGAGCTCAAGCAGATGCTTGAGGCGCGCCGGCTCGAGATCATCGGTGAAGTGCAGCACAAGATGCGCGATGCCCGGCTGGAGCATGCTGCGTCGCCCACGCCTGACGTGTGCGACGAGGCGGAAATGTCCGAGATGGACATTCAGGGTGACATCGAGTTCGCCGTGCTGCAGATGAAGACGGAGACGCTTCATCGGATCACCGAGGCGCTCGACCGGCTCGACGAGGGGACTTTCGGGTACTGCTACGAGTGCGGGACGGAGATCGCGACGCAGCGCCTTCGCGCGCTGCCGTTCGCTGTCCGCTGCACCGAGTGTGAGGTGGAGCGGGAGTTGGCGATCGAGCAGGAGCAAATGTACGAGGCGAGACGGGCTCCCGGGTCGCTCTTCACCGACTATCAGGGCTAG
- the rpmB gene encoding 50S ribosomal protein L28 produces the protein MARRCDICGKGPRMGRNVSHAHNVTRRRFEANIQTVRAVVNGGVKRLKVCTRCIRSNLVVKAP, from the coding sequence ATGGCAAGACGTTGCGACATCTGCGGCAAAGGCCCCAGAATGGGCCGAAATGTCTCGCACGCCCATAACGTGACCAGACGGCGGTTTGAAGCGAACATTCAGACGGTTCGCGCGGTGGTCAACGGCGGGGTGAAACGGCTGAAGGTCTGCACCCGCTGCATCCGGTCAAACCTGGTGGTCAAGGCGCCTTAG
- a CDS encoding RidA family protein codes for MSRTPIATTGAPAAIGPYSQAIRSGNLLFVSGQVAMDPETGEMLGGDVSAQTERVLRSLDAILTAAGVTLADVIKTTVYLADMNDFAAMNRVYGAFFTDPAPARAAVQVARLPKDALVEIDCIARVDK; via the coding sequence GTGTCTCGGACTCCCATTGCCACGACGGGCGCGCCGGCCGCGATCGGTCCCTACTCCCAGGCGATCCGCAGCGGTAATCTGCTCTTTGTCTCAGGCCAGGTAGCCATGGATCCAGAGACGGGAGAGATGCTCGGAGGCGACGTCAGCGCTCAGACGGAGCGGGTACTTCGGAGCCTCGACGCCATCCTCACCGCCGCCGGCGTCACGCTGGCCGACGTCATCAAGACAACCGTCTATCTCGCCGACATGAACGACTTCGCGGCGATGAACCGAGTGTATGGGGCTTTCTTCACCGATCCAGCGCCGGCCCGCGCTGCCGTACAGGTGGCGCGACTCCCGAAGGACGCCCTGGTCGAGATCGACTGCATCGCCAGAGTCGACAAGTAA
- a CDS encoding bifunctional (p)ppGpp synthetase/guanosine-3',5'-bis(diphosphate) 3'-pyrophosphohydrolase produces the protein MSTLDGLIERVQSYKPDSDTDLLRRAYDFSAVAHAGQTRRSGEEYITHPLEVAELVADMHLDDVAVAASLLHDVVEDTLTTEEKVRELFGEDIAHVVAGVTKISAMQFSSSEERQAENFRKMLLAMVDDVRVILVKLADRLHNMRTLDHLAESRRLRIAQETVDIYAPIAHRLGMSKVKHELEELAFRQLEPGEYESIRTLIDKRRKATDRTVARLKLTLSDKLRKAGVPVLTIEGRIKQPFSIREKIKRQRISLDQVYDLVAVRVITSSVHDCYAALGIIHQTWSPVPGRFKDFVAMPRPNGYQSLHTSVVSDRGFPFEVQIRTEQMHQIAEEGIAAHWKYKVGRVGAETDEQYFLWIRQLLEWQKEVPDPTEFIHSLKIDLYPEEVYTFTPKGEVKALPRGATPIDFAYAIHTDVGHTCVGARVNGRMVPLRTRLESGDIVEVVTAAGHHPSRDWLNIVATARARNKIKQFIHAEEKLRAVDLGRKLLEKEARRFALKTRAVLDTAVVETVCGDFNISKPDDLYAAVGYGKVSARQVLDRLVPETQLQEPKREASVTSAVRRILQPNRDVIKVRDFDDLMVFRAGCCNPIRGEKIVGYVTRGKGVSVHSANCPNVLNLLYDPERRIDVVWGKADRDASFTVCLTIQVVDRRGMLADVTSRIAETRIDIRKVEASSGEDQHGHISVTMDILDLKHLQRVIKVVRAVPGVLNVERVLRQQ, from the coding sequence ATGAGCACTCTTGACGGCCTGATCGAGAGAGTCCAGTCGTACAAGCCGGACTCCGATACTGACCTGCTGCGCCGGGCGTACGATTTCTCCGCCGTGGCCCACGCCGGCCAGACGCGTCGCTCGGGTGAGGAGTACATCACGCACCCGCTCGAGGTGGCGGAACTGGTGGCGGACATGCATCTCGACGACGTCGCGGTTGCCGCCAGCCTGCTGCACGACGTCGTGGAGGACACGCTTACCACCGAGGAGAAGGTGCGTGAGCTGTTCGGCGAGGACATCGCGCATGTGGTCGCCGGCGTCACCAAGATCAGCGCGATGCAGTTCTCCTCGAGCGAGGAACGGCAGGCCGAGAACTTCCGGAAGATGCTGCTCGCCATGGTTGACGACGTTCGCGTCATCCTGGTGAAACTGGCCGACCGGCTCCACAACATGCGGACTCTCGACCACCTGGCGGAATCGCGCCGGCTACGAATCGCACAGGAGACGGTGGATATCTACGCGCCGATCGCGCACCGGCTCGGCATGAGCAAGGTGAAGCACGAGCTCGAGGAGCTGGCGTTCCGGCAACTGGAACCCGGGGAATACGAGTCCATCCGTACCCTCATAGACAAGCGTCGAAAGGCGACCGACCGCACGGTGGCGCGGCTCAAGCTGACACTCTCGGACAAGCTCCGGAAGGCAGGTGTGCCGGTCCTTACCATCGAAGGCCGGATCAAGCAGCCGTTCAGCATCCGCGAGAAGATCAAGCGCCAGCGGATCTCGCTTGATCAGGTGTATGACCTGGTGGCAGTCCGCGTCATCACGAGCTCGGTGCACGATTGTTACGCCGCGCTTGGCATCATCCACCAGACCTGGTCGCCCGTTCCGGGGCGGTTCAAGGACTTCGTCGCGATGCCACGGCCGAACGGCTATCAGTCATTGCACACGTCGGTCGTCAGCGACCGGGGCTTTCCGTTCGAAGTGCAGATCCGGACGGAGCAGATGCACCAAATCGCCGAGGAGGGGATCGCGGCCCACTGGAAGTACAAGGTGGGACGTGTCGGGGCAGAGACGGACGAGCAGTACTTCCTGTGGATCCGCCAGTTGCTCGAGTGGCAAAAGGAAGTCCCGGACCCGACCGAGTTCATCCACAGCCTGAAGATCGACCTCTACCCGGAGGAGGTCTACACCTTCACGCCAAAGGGAGAAGTGAAGGCGCTGCCCCGAGGCGCAACGCCGATTGACTTCGCGTATGCAATCCACACCGACGTTGGCCACACCTGCGTGGGCGCGCGCGTTAACGGCCGGATGGTGCCCCTCCGTACCCGTCTGGAGAGTGGCGACATCGTGGAGGTGGTCACGGCGGCGGGTCACCACCCGAGCCGCGACTGGCTGAACATCGTCGCTACGGCTCGCGCGCGCAACAAGATCAAGCAGTTCATCCACGCGGAGGAGAAGCTGCGGGCGGTCGATCTGGGGCGCAAGCTGCTCGAGAAGGAAGCCCGGCGCTTCGCGCTGAAGACCAGGGCGGTGCTGGATACGGCTGTCGTCGAGACCGTCTGTGGCGACTTCAACATTTCGAAGCCGGACGACCTGTACGCCGCCGTCGGCTACGGAAAGGTCTCAGCTCGGCAGGTTCTGGACCGGCTGGTGCCGGAGACGCAACTGCAGGAACCGAAGCGGGAGGCGTCGGTCACTTCCGCCGTCCGGCGCATTCTGCAGCCTAACCGGGATGTCATCAAGGTCCGTGACTTCGACGACCTGATGGTCTTTCGCGCCGGCTGCTGCAACCCGATACGGGGAGAGAAGATCGTCGGCTACGTCACGCGCGGCAAGGGCGTGTCGGTCCATTCCGCGAACTGCCCAAACGTGCTGAACCTGCTATACGACCCCGAGCGCCGGATCGACGTTGTCTGGGGCAAGGCGGACCGCGATGCTTCGTTCACGGTTTGCCTCACCATCCAGGTGGTGGACCGGCGCGGGATGCTTGCCGATGTCACCTCGCGCATCGCGGAAACCCGGATCGACATCCGAAAGGTGGAGGCGTCATCGGGCGAGGATCAGCATGGCCACATAAGCGTCACCATGGACATCCTTGACCTGAAGCACCTCCAGCGGGTGATCAAGGTGGTCCGCGCCGTGCCGGGAGTCTTGAACGTCGAACGCGTACTGCGCCAGCAGTAG
- a CDS encoding tetratricopeptide repeat protein: MQTGRTFLRLVLVAALVMPLVSCAFFEQLGAMRTFKEANLLYGRADYEGAIEEYEQVLEVIADDPESELSQVMTVAYFYIANSYDNLYTPAFRGDAQNDAYLERAVEYYRLASEEIPNPEFQTLAMQYLVAAYGPDRMNDPTSRAMLLQEMIQLDPANPDNYFVLAQLFEESGLFEDAEAIMLEVRNMRREDPTVYLQLAGFYNRSGDFDATIEALRERARIEPDNPEAYYTISTFFWEKAFRDFRITQDEKEEYILSGIEAADRAISLNDRYVDALIYKNILLRMQANMTEDVDEQDALIAQADELRDLAQQIQEEARGEAAAAAAAEGAEGE; the protein is encoded by the coding sequence ATGCAGACCGGACGCACCTTCCTGAGACTGGTCCTCGTCGCGGCGCTCGTGATGCCGTTGGTTTCGTGCGCCTTCTTCGAGCAGCTCGGCGCGATGCGGACCTTCAAGGAAGCCAACCTGCTGTATGGCCGGGCCGACTACGAAGGGGCGATCGAGGAATACGAGCAGGTGCTGGAAGTCATCGCCGACGACCCGGAGAGTGAACTGTCACAGGTTATGACGGTCGCTTACTTCTACATCGCCAACTCCTACGACAACCTGTACACGCCGGCGTTCAGGGGCGACGCCCAGAACGACGCCTACCTGGAACGCGCCGTCGAGTACTACCGGCTTGCTTCCGAAGAGATCCCGAACCCCGAGTTCCAGACGCTGGCGATGCAGTACCTGGTGGCGGCCTACGGTCCGGATCGGATGAACGATCCGACCAGTCGCGCCATGCTGCTGCAGGAGATGATTCAGCTGGATCCCGCCAACCCCGACAATTACTTCGTTCTCGCGCAGCTGTTCGAGGAGTCGGGCCTCTTCGAGGATGCCGAAGCGATCATGCTCGAGGTGAGGAACATGCGGCGGGAGGATCCCACGGTCTACCTGCAGCTTGCCGGCTTCTACAACCGGAGCGGCGATTTCGACGCGACCATTGAGGCACTGCGGGAGCGCGCCAGGATAGAGCCGGACAACCCGGAGGCCTACTACACGATCTCGACCTTCTTCTGGGAGAAGGCGTTCCGTGACTTCCGTATCACGCAGGACGAGAAGGAGGAGTACATCCTCTCGGGGATCGAGGCGGCCGATCGGGCGATCTCGCTCAACGATCGCTACGTTGACGCGCTGATATACAAGAACATCCTGCTTCGCATGCAGGCGAACATGACCGAGGATGTCGACGAACAGGATGCGCTGATCGCCCAGGCGGATGAGTTGCGCGACCTTGCCCAGCAGATTCAGGAAGAGGCGCGTGGAGAGGCTGCCGCCGCGGCGGCGGCAGAAGGGGCCGAAGGGGAATAG
- a CDS encoding biopolymer transporter ExbD, translated as MAHKKHHGADKVVGASKVAANSEINITPFIDVLLVLIVIFLAALPLGQRGLDINLPLETQGSAQAATDSSQIVLEFTADRRISVNQQPMNMATLESELRQIFETRREKTMFIAGSGSLTYGEIIDVIDAARGAGVEKVGIVTEGMRRAAGAAPVS; from the coding sequence ATGGCGCACAAGAAGCACCACGGTGCCGATAAAGTCGTCGGAGCGTCGAAGGTTGCGGCGAACTCGGAGATCAACATCACGCCGTTCATCGACGTGTTGCTGGTTCTGATCGTCATCTTCCTGGCGGCTCTCCCTCTCGGACAGCGTGGCCTGGACATCAATCTGCCGCTCGAGACCCAGGGCTCGGCGCAGGCGGCCACCGACAGCAGCCAGATCGTGCTGGAGTTCACCGCGGATCGGCGGATCTCCGTCAACCAGCAGCCCATGAACATGGCGACACTGGAGTCGGAGTTGCGGCAGATCTTCGAGACCCGGCGCGAGAAGACCATGTTCATCGCTGGCTCGGGGTCTCTCACTTACGGCGAGATCATCGACGTGATCGATGCCGCGAGAGGCGCTGGGGTAGAAAAGGTGGGCATCGTGACGGAAGGCATGCGCCGCGCTGCCGGCGCCGCACCGGTCAGCTAG
- a CDS encoding flagellar motor protein MotA, translating to MGMAVRLLMGVLVIMSMASVGVFFERLFTFVQAAKQSKLFAPQVAKHLKDGKLKEAITISQSKNYKYSHLGKVVLAGLQEYQFQQDSGVELNKDDVVDSVHRAIQRASALTSSDLKRGMGILATIGSTAVFVGLLATTIGVINAFQGIAATGSGGLGAVSGGISEALVGTAIGLFVAIPAVWFFNYLTGRLEYFAVEMDNSSSELVDYFIKKS from the coding sequence ATGGGGATGGCGGTCAGGCTGCTGATGGGCGTCCTCGTCATCATGTCGATGGCCTCGGTGGGCGTCTTCTTTGAGCGGCTGTTCACCTTCGTGCAGGCGGCGAAGCAGTCGAAGCTGTTCGCGCCGCAGGTGGCGAAGCACCTCAAGGACGGCAAGCTCAAGGAAGCGATCACCATTTCGCAGTCCAAGAACTACAAGTACAGCCACCTCGGAAAAGTCGTGCTGGCCGGGCTTCAGGAGTACCAGTTCCAGCAGGACAGTGGTGTCGAACTGAACAAGGACGATGTCGTGGACAGTGTGCACCGCGCGATTCAGCGGGCGTCCGCACTCACGTCGTCCGACCTGAAGCGGGGCATGGGCATCCTCGCTACCATCGGATCGACGGCCGTCTTCGTCGGTCTGCTCGCCACCACGATCGGCGTCATCAACGCGTTCCAGGGGATCGCGGCAACCGGGTCCGGCGGTCTGGGCGCCGTCTCCGGCGGCATCTCGGAAGCCCTGGTCGGCACCGCCATCGGTCTGTTTGTGGCGATTCCGGCGGTCTGGTTCTTCAACTACCTGACCGGGCGCCTCGAGTACTTCGCCGTCGAGATGGACAACTCATCGTCCGAGCTGGTCGACTACTTCATCAAGAAGTCGTAG
- a CDS encoding energy transducer TonB codes for MSEVRGVEGGVVGGVVSGIVGGLPSAPPPPPPPPEPVRVGGNISPPTKVRDVPPVYPPVAQQARVQGVVILEAVIGPTGAVTDVKVLRSVPLLDEAAITAVKQWQYTPTLLNGVPVPVIMTVTVNFTLQ; via the coding sequence CTGTCCGAAGTGCGCGGCGTCGAAGGCGGCGTCGTAGGCGGTGTCGTCAGCGGCATCGTCGGCGGCTTGCCGAGCGCGCCGCCGCCTCCTCCCCCGCCGCCCGAGCCGGTGCGCGTCGGTGGCAACATCAGCCCGCCGACCAAAGTCCGCGATGTCCCGCCGGTCTATCCGCCGGTGGCCCAGCAGGCCCGAGTGCAGGGTGTGGTGATTCTTGAGGCGGTCATCGGTCCGACGGGTGCGGTGACCGACGTCAAGGTGCTGCGGTCGGTGCCGCTGCTCGACGAAGCAGCGATTACCGCCGTCAAGCAGTGGCAGTACACGCCGACGCTGTTGAATGGCGTGCCGGTGCCGGTCATCATGACGGTGACCGTCAACTTCACGCTGCAGTAG